A region of Takifugu flavidus isolate HTHZ2018 chromosome 2, ASM371156v2, whole genome shotgun sequence DNA encodes the following proteins:
- the tgfbrap1 gene encoding transforming growth factor-beta receptor-associated protein 1 homolog yields the protein MSVKAFELVPAVERDLLMGEKARINIECIECCGKHLYLGTNDCFIHHFLLDEVTTSKGKLRYSAQKLLHKYLGLKKAVAELRAASALERLIVLCDGVLFLVNMVTLETVPSAAGGGAKIRGVTTFCINENPVNGDPFCVEMGVLSSKRRTVQIFMVYEDRVQLIKEVNTPEQPCAVCLDGYFLCLALTTQYMILNYNTGASQDLFPYNSEERRPIVKRIGREEFLLAAPGGLGMFANAEGASQRAPVNWSESVMGAAVCFPYVVALDESFITVHSMLDQQLKQTLSFRDGHILQDFEGKVLLASTKSVYVLVPLPLEKQIQDLLANHRVEEALVLTEGAQRNIPKDKFQILHKRILQQAGFIQFGILQFQEAKEYFRKGQLDVRELISLYPLLLPASSSFTRCHPPLHEFADLNHLAQGDQEKVQRCKQFLIGYLREVRSTEVANGCREDVDTALLKLYAEQDQDCLLDLLSSNNACLLADSVPWLERYHKYFALGLLYRSNGQEAAALQLWIRVVDGDLHDATKSDLYDYIVNFLRSCSCLDLVWKYADWALQKDAARGVSIFTKRTCTKDQSPLNPDDVIKYLGKHSQALLLYLEHLVLEKKAQKEKFHTHLAVLYLEKVLSSLSASPPNEEQLSSAREKLQGMLRESNLYRVQYLLGKMENCEQLLLERAILHGKLEEHDKALHILVHQLRDFPSAEAFCMWAASGRDSSYQERLFHQLLGVYLAGPETAEGDGSGDLKMAAVDLLNRHGEVFDAVRVLQLLPEEWSLQLLRPFLARALRASMHASRVSQIALGLSRSENLQLLHDRLKERKKPVFVSERKGCHLCHNTFSEPDVVCLPGAVPVHIHCVAQRVKDSATKKQLCNSSNHT from the exons ATGAGTGTGAAGGCTTTTGAGCTGGTCCCCGCTGTGGAGCGAGATCTCCTCATGGGCGAGAAGGCTCGCATCAACATCGAGTGCATCGAATGCTGTGGGAAACATTTGTATTTGGGCACCAATGACTGCTTCATTCACCACTTCCTGCTGGACGAGGTCACCACCTCCAAAGGAAAGCTGCGTTACTCAGCTCAGAAGTTGCTGCACAAATACCTGGGCCTGAAGAAAGCCGTCGCAGAGCTGAGGGCTGCTTCTGCTCTGGAGCGACTGATCGTGCTCTGCGACGGAGTCCTCTTCCTCGTCAACATGGTAACGCTGGAGACCGTGCCCTCCgcggcagggggcggggccaaaatCCGAGGCGTGACTACCTTCTGCATTAACGAGAACCCGGTGAACGGCGATCCGTTCTGCGTGGAGATGGGCGTGCTCTCCTCCAAACGCCGGACCGTGCAGATTTTCATGGTGTACGAGGACAGAGTGCAGCTGATCAAAGAGGTGAACACTCCCGAGCAGCCCTGCGCCGTATGTCTGGATGGCTACTTCTTGTGCCTGGCCCTTACGACACAGTACATGATACTGAACTACAACACAGGAGCCTCCCAGGACCTCTTCCCTTACAAcagcgaggagaggaggcccATTGTGAAGAGAATCGGCCGAGAGGAGTTCCTCTTAGCGGCACCCGGTGGTCTCG GAATGTTTGCCAATGCAGAAGGAGCCTCTCAGCGGGCCCCGGTCAACTGGTCAGAGAGCGTGAtgggtgctgctgtgtgttttccgTACGTGGTGGCTCTGGATGAGAGCTTCATCACCGTTCACAGCATGTTGGACCAGCAGCTAAAACAAACCCTTTCCTTCAGGGATGGGCACATCCTGCAAGACTTTGAAG GAAAGGTTCTCCTGGCTTCCACCAAGTCTGTGTATGTGTTGGTACCGCTGCCGCTGGAGAAACAAATCCAGGACTTGCTGGCTAATCACAGGGTGGAGGAAGCACTCGTCCTCACAGAGGGAGCACAAAGAAATATCCCCAAAGACAAGTTCCAG ATTTTGCACAAAAGAATCCTGCAGCAGGCAGGTTTCATACAGTTCGGCATACTTCAGTTTCAGGAAGCAAAAGAATACTTTAG GAAGGGTCAGCTGGACGTACGGGAGCTGATCTCTCTCTACCCACTGTTGCTGCcggcttcctcctccttcacgcGCTGCCATCCTCCTCTCCACGAGTTTGCCGATCTTAACCACCTGGCTCAGGGCGACCAGGAGAAGGTGCAGCGATGCAAACAGTTCCTCATCGGTTATCTGAGAGAG GTACGAAGCACAGAAGTAGCAAATGGTTGTAGAGAGGACGTGGACACGGCGCTCTTGAAGCTGTACGCTGAGCAGGATCAAGACTGCCTACTCGATCTCTTATCTTCAAACAACGCCTGCCTCCTCGCTGACAGCGTCCCGTGGTTGGAGAGATACCACAA GTATTTTGCGCTTGGGCTGCTCTACCGCTCCAACGGGCAGGAAGCGGCAGCACTGCAG TTGTGGATCCGCGTGGTGGACGGAGATCTGCATGACGCTACTAAATCTGACCTTTATGACTACATAGTGAACTTCCTGCGTTCCTGCTCATGTCTGGACCTGGTGTGGAAGTATGCAGACTGGGCTTTGCAGAAGGATGCGGCT AGAGGTGTCAGCATCTTCACCAAGAGGACGTGCACTAAAGATCAGTCCCCGTTAAACCCCGACGATGTCATCAAGTACTTGGGAAAACACAGCCAGGCGCTGCTTCTCTATTTGGAACATTTGGTGCTGGAGAAAAAGGCGCAG AAAGAGAAATtccacacacacctcgctgTTTTATACCTGGAGAAGGTTCTGTCGTCGCTGTCGGCATCGCCGCCGAATGAGGAGCAGCTGTCTAGCGCGAGAGAGAAGCTCCAAGGGATGTTGCGGGAGTCCAATCTGTACCGAGTCCAGTATCTTTTAG GTAAGATGGAGAACTGTGAACAACTGCTGCTAGAGCGTGCAATACTACAcgggaagctggaggagcatgATAAAGCGCTGCATATACTGGTGCACCAGCTTAGAGACTTCCCTTCTGCTGAGGCCTTCTGTATGTGGGCTGCCTCTGGACGGGATTCTTCTTATCAGGAGAGGTTATTTCACCAGCTCCTGGGGGTGTATTTAGCCGGGCCCGAGACAGCGGAGGGAGACGGCAGCGGAGACCTGAAGATGGCAGCAGTGGACCTCCTAAATAGACACGGAGAGGTTTTCGATGCAGTCagagtcctgcagctgctccccgAGGAATGGTCCCTGCAGCTCCTTCGACCCTTCCTGGCCCGAGCCCTCAGGGCGAGCATGCACGCCAGTCGTGTGTCCCAGATTGCTTTGGGGTTATCCCGCTCggaaaacctgcagctgctgcacgaCAGG ctaaaagagaggaaaaaacccGTTTTTGTGTCTGAGAGGAAGGgatgtcacctgtgtcacaaCACCTTCAGCGAGCCTGACGTGGTGTGTCTGCCTGGGGCCGTGCCTGTTCACATCCACTGTGTCGCCCAGAGGGTGAAAGACTCTGCGACAAAGAAACAGTTATGTAATAGCAGTAACCACACGTGA
- the cul4a gene encoding cullin-4A — MMAEDTRQDKRASFSAITEHSRNGMARTSAVASTKTGASKKIVIKNFKDRPKLSENYTEDTWLKLRDAVGAIQNSTSIQYNLEELYQAVENLCSYKVSPTLYKQLRQVCEDHVQAQIHQFRDEALDNLSFLKRMNRCWQDHCRQTIMIRSIFLFLDRTYVLQNSLLPSIWDTGLELFRIHIVSDSAVQKRAVDGILEQIELERNGETIDRSLLRSLLGMLSDLQVYRDSFEERFLTETDRLYAAEGQRLMLERDVPEYLHHVVRRLEEENDRILSYLDQSTQKPLIGCVEKQLLGEHMTAILQKGLRNLLDENRVTELTLLYQLFSKVKGGLPTLLQFWRDYIKAFGGEIVCTPEKDKDMVQDLLDFKDKMDNVAQCCFARNEGFINTMKEAFETFINKRSNKPAELIAKYVDSKLRAGNKEATEEELERILDKIMIIFRFIHGKDVFEAFYKKDLAKRLLVGKSASVDAEKSMLSKLKHECGAAFTSKLEGMFKDMELSKDIMIQFKQYMQNQSDPTNIELTVNILTMGYWPSYTPMEVHLPTEMVKLQEVFKLFYLGKHSGRKLQWQPTLGHAVLKAEFKEGKKELQVSLFQTLVLLMFNEGEEFSVEEIQTATGIEDGELRRTLQSLACGKARVLNKNPRGKDVEDGDRFNFNNEFKHKLFRIKINQIQMKETVEEQVSTTERVFQDRQYQIDAAVVRIMKMRKTLSHNLLVSELYNQLKFPVKPGDLKKRIESLIDRDYMERDKETPNQYHYVA, encoded by the exons ATGATGGCCGAGGACACCCGACAGGACAAGAGAGCCAGCTTCTCGGCTATTACCGAGCACAGTCGCAACGGGATGGCCAGGACATCTGCCGTGGCCTCGACCAAAACCGGTGCTTCAAAGAAGATAGTGATCAAGAATTTCAAAG ACAGACCTAAACTATCGGAGAACTACACAGAGGACACGTGGCTGAAGCTCCGCGATGCAGTCGGTGCCATCCAGAACAGCACTTCTATCCAGTACAACCTGGAAGAGCTCTATCAG GCAGTAGAAAATCTCTGTTCGTATAAAGTCTCCCCAACACTGTACAAGCAGCTTCGGCAGGTCTGTGAAGACCACGTGCAGGCCCAGATTCACCAGTTCAGAGA CGAGGCTTTGGACAACCTGTCCTTCCTGAAGAGAATGAATCGATGTTGGCAGGACCACTGCAGACAAACA ATCATGATCCGGAGtatttttctcttcctggatCGTACCTACGTCCTGCAGAACTCTTTGCTCCCCTCCATATG GGACACTGGGTTGGAACTATTTCGCATCCACATTGTGAGTGACAGCGCAGTTCAGAAGCGGGCGGTGGACGGCATTTTGGAGCAGATCGAACTGGAGCGGAATGGAGAGACAATAGACCGGAGTTTGCTGAGGAGCCTCCTGGGCATGCTGTCAGATTTACAG GTATACAGAGATTCCTTCGAGGAAAGGTTTTTGACCGAGACCGACCGGCTGTACGCAGCAGAGGGACAGCGGCTGATGCTGGAGAGAGAT GTGCCGGAGTATCTGCATCATGTGGTTCGACGTTTGGAAGAAGAGAACGATCGTATTTTGAGCTACCTCGACCAGAGCACTCA GAAACCACTAATTGGCTGTGTTGAAAAGCAGCTTTTAGGAGAACACATGACTGCAATATTACAGAAGG gtctGAGAAACCTGCTGGATGAGAATCGCGTGACTGAACTGACCCTCCTCTACCAGCTTTTCAGCAAGGTGAAAGGAGGACTTCCCACACTGCTGCAGTTCTGGAGGGATTATATAAAG GCTTTTGGTGGAGAGATAGTGTGCACTCCAGAAAAGGACAAGGACATGGTGCAAGACCTGCTGGACTTTAAGGACAAGATGGACAATGTTGCACAGTGCTGCTTCGCACGGAACGAAGGATTCATCAACACGATGAAGGAGGCCTTTGAGACTTTCATCAACAAGAGGTCGAACAAACCTGCAGAACTCATCG CTAAATATGTGGATTCAAAGTTAAGGGCAGGCAATAAAGAGGCTacagaagaggagctggagcgaaTCCTGGACAAGATCATGATAATCTTTCGTTTTATACACG GGAAGGATGTGTTTGAAGCTTTTTATAAGAAGGACCTGGCCAAGCGCCTTTTGGTCGGCAAGAGTGCTTCAGTTGACGCTGAAAAGTCCATGTTGTCCAAACTCAAACATG aGTGCGGAGCAGCATTTACCAGTAAGCTAGAGGGGATGTTCAAGGACATGGAACTGTCCAAAGACATCATGATCCAGTTCAAACAG TACATGCAGAACCAGAGTGATCCAACCAACATAGAACTGACTGTCAACATCCTCACCATGGGTTACTGGCCTTCATACACACCCATGGAAGTGCACCTGCCCACTGAG ATGGTGAAGCTCCAGGAGGTGTTTAAACTGTTCTACCTGGGTAAGCACAGTGGGAGGAAGCTCCAGTGGCAGCCCACACTGGGCCACGCTGTATTAAAGGCCGAGTTTAAAGAG GGTaaaaaggagctgcaggtgtctTTGTTCCAGACACTTGTTTTGCTAATGTTCAATGAGGGGGAGGAATTCAGCGTGGAGGAGATTCAGACCGCTACTGGCATAG AGGACGGGGAGCTCAGGCGCACGCTGCAGTCCCTGGCGTGCGGAAAAGCCCGCGTCCTCAACAAGAACCCTCGTGGCAAAGATGTGGAGGACGGAGACCGGTTCAATTTCAACAACGAATTTAAGCACAAGCTGTTCCGCATCAAGATCAATCAGATCCAAATGAAAGAAACG GTAGAGGAACAGGTCAGCACCACCGAACGTGTGTTTCAGGACAGGCAGTATCAGATAGACGCAGCGGTGGTGCGCatcatgaagatgaggaagaccCTCAGTCATAACCTGCTGGTGTCGGAGCTCTACAACCAGCTAAAGTTCCCCGTGAAG CCGGGCGATCTGAAGAAGCGGATCGAGTCGCTCATAGACAGGGACTACATGGAACGTGACAAGGAGACGCCGAACCAGTACCACTATGTTGCCTGA
- the lamp1a gene encoding lysosome-associated membrane glycoprotein 1a, with the protein MKRSHALVVLIIAWFSLSGCIQAVSLEVKEGNSTCIKANLSAHFSITYNTSNSTRTAQFLLPDSATVDSDSSTCGGNGSSPWLVAVFGAGHTLGLGFSTNGSFYSVANLTLQYNLSDASVFPDANSSGVVTVVSSSVGIWAAVNTTYRCLSSVLFQVGGATVTFSDMRLEAYMPGNDLSPRESFCAADQTTTAAPTTTAAPTTTAATTTAPPAPTPPGTPVRGTYSVVNGNDTTCLLAQMGLQLNVSYFSRSQNKTIQSLVNLTPSLTNSTGSCEKGSATLILTQQTTILIFTFSLNSTSNKYHLSGLSLQANWSDMAAAFSASNASLSYLRSTFGHSYMCNAEQILAVTPVFSLNTFSLQIQPFGVTTNQFAAAEECQMDQDQMLIPIIVGASLAGLVLIVLIAYLIGRKKSHAGYQTI; encoded by the exons ATGAAACGGTCTCACGCCCTGGTCGTGCTAATCATTGCCTGGTTTTCGCTTTCAG gTTGCATTCAGGCTGTTAGTCTTGAGGTAAAGGAAGGAAATTCAACCTGCATTAAAGCTAATCTCTCGGCACATTTCTCCATCACGTACAACACCTCCAACAGCACG AGAACAGCACAGTTCTTACTGCCTGACTCGGCCACGGTCGACTCTGACAGCAGCACGTGCGGTGGAAACGGCAGCTCCCCGTGGCTTGTGGCGGTTTTCGGAGCGGGTCACACACTGGGTCTGGGCTTTTCCACCAATGGGAGTTTCTACAGTGTGGCTAACCTGACCCTGCAGTACAACCTCAGCGATGCGTCAGTCTTCCCAGATGCCAACAGCTCAG GCGTGGTAACGGTGGTTTCATCCTCAGTCGGAATTTGGGCAGCGGTCAACACCACCTACCGCTGTTTAAGTTCTGTCCTTTTTCAAGTCGGAGGAGCAACGGTCACCTTCTCTGACATGAGGCTGGAGGCATACATGCCAGGAAATGACCTTAGTCCAAGAG AAAGTTTCTGTGCGGCAGATCAGACCAccactgcagctccaaccaccactgcagctccaaccaCCACTGCTGCTACAACAACGGCCCCCCCGGCCCCGACTCCTCCAGGAACCCCCGTGCGGGGCACTTACTCCGTGGTTAACGGCAACGACACCACTTGTCTTCTGGCCCAAATGGGTCTGCAGCTCAATGTCTCCTATTTCTCTCGTTCACAAAATAAG ACCATACAATCATTAGTCAATCTGACCCCCAGTCTGACAAATTCAACAGGATCGTGTGAAAAAGGCAGTGCTACATTAATTTTGACACAACAAACCACCATCCTCATCTTTACCTTCTCTCTG AACTCCACAAGCAACAAGTACCATCTGAGCGGGCTGTCCTTGCAGGCTAACTGGTCTGATATGGCTG ctgcattttcagcCAGTAATGCCAGTCTGAGCTACCTGCGTAGCACCTTTGGTCACTCCTACATGTGCAACGCAGAGCAGATTCTCGCTGTGACGCCAGTGTTCTCCCTCAACACCTTCAGTCTGCAAATCCAACCTTTTGGAGTCACCACCAACCAGTTTGCTGCAG CGGAGGAGTGTCAGATGGACCAGGACCAGATGCTTATTCCCATCATCGTTGGCGCATCTCTCGCTGGGCTGGTGCTCATCGTCCTCATTGCGTACCTCATAGGCAGGAAGAAGAGCCACGCTGGATACCAGACAATCTAA
- the grtp1a gene encoding growth hormone-regulated TBC protein 1-A yields the protein MERKNQASKPSRLPAAGRAKDRVHSVDPYGFERPEDFDYDLYEELMSEYLAVLTRRSIKWSKLLKGKSKVQKNVRLKRYVRKGIPNEHRPLIWMAASGAQDQLDKNPEYYQSLLGARHDPKLVETICTDLNRTFPDNINFRKTSSPCWQKALFNVLSAYGHHNPSVGYCQGMNFIAGYLLIVTKDEEKSFWLMEALLGRILPDYFTPAMLGLKMDQEVLGELVKVKNPKVWQTMMDQNVTWTLVVSRWFICLYIDVLPVETVLRVWDCLFYEGSKILFRVALTLIHHNEALIQQAQSLPDVCQAFKQITHGPFVDNCHSFMQKIFIEPGSFSTSTLTKLRAMCRSRIITEES from the exons ATGGAGAGAAAGAACCAGGCGAGCAAACCGAGCCGCCTCCCCGCAGCCGGGAGAGCCAAGGACCGAGTCCACAG CGTGGACCCCTATGGTTTCGAGCGGCCCGAAGACTTTGATTATGATTTATACGAGGAGCTCATGTCGGAGTATCTCGCCGTGCTCACCCGACGGTCCATCAAGTGGTCCAAACTGCTGAAGGGGAAAAGCAAAGTGCAAAAGAATGTCAGAT tgAAACGTTACGTACGCAAGGGAATTCCCAACGAGCACAGGCCGCTGATCTGGATGGCAGCGAGTGGGGCTCAGGACCAGCTGGACAAGAACCCAGAATACTACCAGTCCCTGCTCGGAGCCCGCCATGACCCCAAACTGGTGGAAACCATCTGCACAG ACCTCAACAGAACATTTCCAGACAACATCAATTTCCGGAAGACATCCAGCCCATGTTGGCAGAAGGCTCTCTTCAATGTACTGAGCGCGTACGGCCACCACAACCCGTCTGTGGGCTACTGTCAG GGGATGAACTTCATAGCTGGGTACCTACTCATCGTGACCAAAGACGAGGAGAAGTCCTTCTGGCTAATGGAAGCACTGCTTGGTAGAATCTTACCTG ATTATTTCACTCCCGCCATGTTGGGGCTAAAGATGGACCAGGAGGTGTTGGGGGAGCTGGTGAAGGTGAAGAATCCCAAAGTGTGGCAGACCATGATGGATCAGAATGTCACATGGACCCTGGTGGTCTCCCGCTGGTTCATCTGTCTCTACATAGATGTCTTACCCGTCGAG ACAGTTCTGCGAGTTTGGGATTGCCTGTTCTACGAGGGCTCGAAAATCCTGTTCCGCGTGGCTCTGACGCTGATCCACCACAACGAGGCCCTGATCCAACAGGCCCAGTCGCTGCCGGACGTCTGCCAGGCCTTCAAGCAGATCACACACGGCCCATTTGTGGACAACTGCCACAGTTTCATGCAG aAAATCTTTATTGAACCAGGGAGCTTTTCTACATCAACCTTGACGAAGCTGCGGGCGATGTGTCGATCCCGCATCATCACAGAGGAATCCTGA
- the adprhl1 gene encoding inactive ADP-ribosyltransferase arh2 — protein sequence MEKFKAAMVLGAAGDALGYRKGRWGNCTSGKKIQEELASLGGLGEQKLDPDNWPLSDATLMHMTTAEALVTDYWCLEDLYRELVRLYVEAMVSLQGRVPDPATVEGCVHLKPHNFLLAWHTPFNEKGSGFGAAAKAMCVGMRYWQPERLNSLVEVSTEIGRMTHNHPTGFLGSLTTALFASYAIQGKPLVAWGRELMKAISLAEEYCKKTIRHMAEYQENWFYFEAKWQFYLEERGIEKEEQKNPSFPDRYDAEETDKMYKRWSSEGRPGRRGHDAPMIAYDALLAAGSNWAELCKRAMFHGGEGEATGLIAGCLYGLMHGFGQVPQGLYQDLDKRERLEELGEALYRAASSEKCIDK from the exons ATGGAGAAGTTCAAGGCAGCCATGGTCCTGGGTGCTGCTGGGGATGCCCTGGGCTACAGAAAGGGTCGCTGGGGAAACTGCACCTCTGGGAAGAAGATCCAAGAGGAACTGGCGTCTCTGGGAGGACTCGGGGAACAGAAACTGGACCCTGATAACTGGCCCCTTAGTGATGCCACGCTGATGCACATGACCACAGCAGAAGCGCTCGTAACAG aCTACTGGTGCCTGGAGGACCTGTACCGGGAGCTGGTGCGCCTCTATGTTGAAGCCATGGTGTCCCTCCAGGGCAGGGTCCCCGATCCTGCAACAGTGGAGGGCTGCGTCCACCTCAAACCTCACAACTTCCTGCTCGCCTGGCACACACCTTTCAATGAAAAAG gaTCTGGATTTGGGGCAGCTGCCAAAGCGATGTGTGTGGGTATGAGATACTGGCAACCCGAGAGACTGAACAGCTTAGTGGAGGTCAGCACTGAAATCGGCAGAATGACCCACAACCATCCCACAG GCTTCTTGGGCTCCTTGACAACAGCATTATTTGCATCCTATGCAATCCAGGGGAAGCCTCTGGTGGCTTGGGGCCGCGAGCTCATGAAGGCCATCTCCCTGGCTGAAGAGTACTGCAAGAAGACCATCAGACACATGGCAG AGTATCAGGAGAACTGGTTCTACTTTGAGGCCAAGTGGCAGTTTTACCTGGAAGAGAGAGGGATagagaaggaagaacagaaaaaTCCTTCATTCCCTGATCGCTATGATGCTGAGGAAACAGACAAG ATGTATAAGCGCTGGAGCTCTGAGGGTCGTCCAGGCCGAAGAGGTCACGATGCTCCCATGATAGCGTACGACGCTCTTCTCGCCGCAGGAAGCAACTGGGCTGAACTCTGCAAACGGGCCATGTTTCATGGAG GTGAAGGTGAAGCCACCGGCCTGATCGCAGGTTGTCTCTACGGCCTCATGCATGGCTTCGGCCAGGTTCCTCAAGGCCTGTACCAGGATCTGGACAAAAGGGAGcgtctggaggagctgggagaaGCGCTTTACCGAGCAGCATCCTCCGAGAAGTGCATAGACAAGTAA